In Bradyrhizobium paxllaeri, the genomic stretch ATGCCGATGCTGGCGTCGGTCGAAAGCTGATGCCCGAGGCATTGATAGGGCTGGCGGATCGCCTCGTAGACGCTCGCCACGAATTCCTCGACATCGGCGCGGCCGCGGATCGCTGTCTGGATGACGGCAAACTCGTCGCCGCCCAGGCGGGCAATAAGATCGCCGGGCTTGATGCAATCCTTGAGGCAGGCCGCGACCGCCTTCAGAAGTTCGTCGCCGACATGGTGTCCGAGCGAGTCGTTGATGCCCTTGAATTCGTCGATGTCGATATAGAGCAGGGCGAATGGTTTGCCGCCGGCGGCGTTGCGCAACTCGCGCTCGATCTGCTCGCGGAACAGCACCCGGTTCGGAAGATCGGTGAGCGCGTCGTAATGCGCCAGATGCGCGATCTTCTCGTTGGCAAGCTTTCGCTCGGTGACGTCGTCGACGACGTTGATGATGTAACGCGCCTGACCGGCGGAATTGCGGATGCCGAGCCGTCTGGAGGTGATGTAGCGCGGGCCCAGCCCTTGCGTTTCCCAGACATGCTCGTCCTTGAACAGGCCGTCAGGGGACTGCAGCGTTTTCTCTTCGTCGGCCGCAATGATCTCGGCGGCGGCCTCTGTAAAGAGGTCTTCGGCTGTCTTGCCGATGATGAGGTCGCGCGAAACGCCGAACTGGGCTTCCGCCACGCGGTTGACGAGCAAATAGCGTCGGTCGTGCACATCCTTCACGGTGATCTGCGAGGGGATGTGGTCGATGATCTGGCTCAGGAAGGCGTAGTTGCGGTCGCGCTCCTGTTCGAGATTGCGCCGCTCGGTGATGTCTTCCATGGTGGCGACCCAGCCGCCATCCGCGAGCGGCCTGCTGACGGCCAGGAAGGCGCGTCCGTCCCGGCATTGCATGATGCTGTGGGTGACCTGACCGTGCGCGACGTTTCGCATGACAAGGGAGCAGAACGCATCGACGTCGCCGTCGAACGATCCATTGTCCTTGCGATGCTGCATCAGGTCGCGAAAGCGGCAGCCCGGCTTCACGATGTCGGTCGACAGATCGTGCATTTCGACATAGCGCCGGTTAAAGGTGACGAGGCGCGCCGAGGCGTCGAACGTTACCAGGCCCTGGATCATGTTGTTCAGGGCAGTATCGAGGCGTCCCCGTTCCGCTTCCAGCCGCTGCTGCGCCTCGCGGTTCTGCCGGGTGATCTGCCGGATGATCAGGAACAGGGTCAGGGCGATCACCGCCGCCGACAGCGTGGCCGCAAGGACCAGAAAACGGGTCTGCTCGCGCCAGTCGGCAAGTGCCGCGGAAACCGTGTTGGTCGCGACCACCACGCCTGAGTAATACGAGAGCGGTGCCGCGGATCCCAGCCTGTCCGTCTGGTCGATCGGGCTTTGGACACGCAGCGTCTGCTGGCCGCCCATGTCCCGAACGCGCTGCAACAGCGGCGCCTTCGCGAAATTCTGGCCGATCTGTTCGTCGACACGCGGATAGCGCCAGCAGGGTGCCGTCGGCATGAAATATCGAGATGGCAGCGCCGGGGCCGAGGGCGACGGAAGCGAAGAATCTTTCGTAATTCGCGGGGTTGATTCGCCGCGTCATCACGCCAAGGAACGCGCCGTCCTCGCCGCGCAAGCGATGCGCGATGACCGAGTTCAGTTTTCCGGTAAGATAGCTGCGAACCGACTCGGTGAGAATGGACGGCGATCGCGGGTCGAATTTGAAGCTCCTGAAATAGCTGCGCTCGGAAATGTTAAGCGTCGGCGCCGGCAGCGGCCGCGACCAGTTGATCATGTCGCCATTGGAATCGAAGACCGAGATGTCGCCGAGATACGACAGGACGCCCGCCTTGGATCGCAGGATCTCGCGCGCTTCGGAGCTCGCGACGCGTTGCCGGAACTCCTTCTCCGAGGCGATGCCGGAAATCTGCAGTCGGGTGATCACGTCGTCGGCGAGCGTGTCGGAATCCTCGAATTGCTGGTCGAAATGCCGGGCGAGCAGGCGAACGGTGTTCTCCAGTTCGCGTTCGCTGTTGACAAGCGCACGCTCGCGGAATTCACCGGCCATCATGATGGTGCCGACGAAAATCGCCGCGACCAGTATCCCGCCGCAGAGCGTCAGCCACAGCACCGGGCCCCGGATGGTCGCGGCAAGGTGCCGCCCGGTCGCCACGGTTCTGGCCTTCATGCCATGCAGGTGGTGCAACAGCTCGCGCATTTCGCCCTTCCCCCGGGAACGTGCATACGATGCGCGGATGTCATAAGCCGTTAGGAAATCCGGTTACTTAAGGCTTAATGCGGCTCTTGCAGCGGCGAACTGCCCTTGGTGGGTCACGCGGAGACGCTCGCGGTTGGCCAAATACCGGATCTCTCTTCAAGCGCTGTCGTGACGGCGGCGCTTGAAGAGGTTCCGATCAGCGGCGATAGGTACCGGTGCGGGCATAGCTAGCGCGGGTTTCCGGCGCGGGGCGGCTGACCAGACCGGCGCGCGCCTCGCTGGCGCGCGGGGTCGCCAGCTTGAGATCTTCCAGGAAGATCGGCTTCGAGAAGTAGTAGCCTTGCGCGAAGCGGATCTTGGTTGCGGCCTGCAGATAGGCCAGTTCCTCGAAACTTTCGAGCCCTTCGGCGATGACGGTCATGCCGAGCGCTTCGCTCAAGGATTCGATCGCCCGCAGGATGCCCTGGCTGCGCGGCCGCTTATGGATGTCGGTGATGAAGGAGCGGTCGATCTTGATCTCGTCGGCGGTGATGTCGGCCAGCGCCGAGAGCGACGAATAGCCGATGCCGAAATCGTCGATCGAGATCCTGACGCCGAGCTTGCGGAACAGCGGCAGGATCTCGTCGTGGAAATGCGTCTTGGTGACGAAAGCGTCCTCCGTCACCTCGATCATGAAGCGCCTGGGAAATCCGGTGGCTTCGATCGCCTGGGCGAACGGTCCCATGAATTCGGGGTTACCGGCCTGCTTGGCTGCGACGTTCATGCTGATCGTGGTGTCGGGGCCGAAGGTCTCGTTGATCAGGTCGATCGATTTGACGATCTCCGCCAGCACCAGGTGGGTCAGTTCGTCGATCAGGCCGAGTTCGGTGGCAAGATTGATGAACGTGCTGGGGGCCTGAATCACGCCCTCGTCGTCGCGCAGGCGCACCAGCGCCTCGACGCCCTGGATCTCCTGGGTCCGGATGTCGACCTTGGGCTGGAACGCGCAGCAGAAGCGCTTTTCCAGGATCGCCACCCGCAACGCCTGCTCGACCTTCATCCGCGCCAGCGCCTCGCGCTCCATGCTGGCATCGAAGAACGCCGCGGCGCCCTTGCTGCCATTCTTGACGCGGTACATCGCGATATCGGCGTTCTGACGCAGCTCCTCATAGCTGCTTCCGTGCTCGGGATAGAGGCTGACGCCGATCGAGGTCGAGGCGAAGATTTC encodes the following:
- a CDS encoding putative bifunctional diguanylate cyclase/phosphodiesterase, with translation MHSPKKNDFQAAATQASNESSFESELNILRDVFRLLPNGVTVQDENGEFVLMNEAAAATLQRAAAAPEASQLNDRRETCLELLRAGRTAVLEESIAGGQAKQVLLTSHRPVRIAERNLLISSSTDISEQKAFEEHLFRSAYYDELTGLPTRRLIEHRVNSLLKYDNGQGRFALAFLDVDNFKHINDYYGHAVGDALLVEMAKRVGLDLRDSDILSRISGDEFVLLLNPIESEEEVAEFIRFILQRLKAPFFIDQSEIFASTSIGVSLYPEHGSSYEELRQNADIAMYRVKNGSKGAAAFFDASMEREALARMKVEQALRVAILEKRFCCAFQPKVDIRTQEIQGVEALVRLRDDEGVIQAPSTFINLATELGLIDELTHLVLAEIVKSIDLINETFGPDTTISMNVAAKQAGNPEFMGPFAQAIEATGFPRRFMIEVTEDAFVTKTHFHDEILPLFRKLGVRISIDDFGIGYSSLSALADITADEIKIDRSFITDIHKRPRSQGILRAIESLSEALGMTVIAEGLESFEELAYLQAATKIRFAQGYYFSKPIFLEDLKLATPRASEARAGLVSRPAPETRASYARTGTYRR